A stretch of Carya illinoinensis cultivar Pawnee chromosome 14, C.illinoinensisPawnee_v1, whole genome shotgun sequence DNA encodes these proteins:
- the LOC122293862 gene encoding TMV resistance protein N-like translates to MLMRNRLRNKKVLIILDDVDCEKLLSALAGDQKWFGPVEPLQTADALQLFSLSAFDKTNPPENYKYLSMNFVHYAGGLPLALKVLGRFLFERTIDAWKSARDQ, encoded by the exons ATGTTGATGAGAAACAGGTTGCGGAATAAAAAGGTTCTTATCATCCTTGATGATGTGGATTGTGAAAAGCTACTGTCGGCATTAGCAGGGGATCAGAAATGGTTTGGTCCA GTTGAGCCGCTTCAAACCGCCGATGCTTTGCAGCTATTTAGTTTGTCAGCCTTCGACAAAACCAATCCTCCAGAGAATTACAAGTATCTATCTATGAATTTTGTGCATTATGCCGGAGGCCTTCCTTTAGCTCTTAAAGTTTTGGGTCGCTTCTTATTTGAGAGAACGATAGATGCATGGAAAAGTGCTAGGGAtcaatag
- the LOC122293864 gene encoding uncharacterized protein LOC122293864, translating into MEDGVLSSLYEGLKLTDEEKQEIEVSTEEISLSTSKSKLCIMVCLISDKETNRGALMGTLPKIWNAEGKIVFKEVGRNKFLVEFKSRSDKIRVLNGRPWSFDKSLLCIQDCEGAKSIKEMQFCFEPFWIQCHDMPFAGMTASMGQKLGSSLGKVLMVDTDGSETCWGKFLRVKVMLDITKPLARGRFISQDGEKFWIPFKYERMANFCYHCGSIKHGHGTCENIEKGLHVGASLGQQYGAWLRASNKKQVKSAGKVRKMTDDGGSSESGRRVSSDESTKEDDNYGKVPEAVRQQAGSQSLHTHEEAAPVSARRKVVEAVESVMQEGGQSPTILLEESQLGPVVVEESKKERKVPSSGHSWKRRAREARISPTNQGLEEEIIVTKHNHSSKRKAQEIYEGGVEKRSKLTLVDEEGDELSMAVAVEQPCQLL; encoded by the coding sequence atggaggatggtgTTTTATCATCCCTCTACGAGGGACTGAAATTAACAGATGAGGAAAAACAAGAGATTGAGGTTAGCACTGAAGAAATATCGTTATCAACTTCAAAAAGCAAGCTATGCATAATGGTTTGTCTGATTTCTGATAAGGAGACAAACAGAGGAGCTCTCATGGGTACGCTGCCTAAGATATGGAATGCAGAGGGGAAAATTGTTTTTAAAGAGGTTGGAAGAAATAAGTTCTTGGTGGAGTTTAAATCGAGGTCGGATAAAATAAGAGTGTTGAATGGTCGGCCATGGTCCTTTGACAAGAGCCTGCTGTGTATCCAGGACTGTGAAGGTGCCAAGTCCATTAAGGAAATGCAGTTCTGTTTTGAACCCTTCTGGATTCAGTGTCATGACATGCCATTCGCAGGTATGACTGCGAGTATGGGGCAGAAGCTGGGAAGCTCCCTGGGGAAGGTTCTTATGGTGGATACGGATGGCAGTGAAACCTGCTGGGGCAAGTTCTTACGTGTGAAGGTAATGCTAGACATAACCAAACCACTTGCTAGAGGCAGGTTTATTTCTCAGGATGGTGAAAAGTTCTGGAttccttttaaatatgaaagaatggCCAACTTTTGTTATCACTGTGGGTCCATAAAACATGGACATGGAACTTGCGAAAACATAGAGAAGGGGCTGCATGTGGGGGCTAGTCTCGGGCAGCAGTATGGTGCGTGGCTGAGGGCTAGTAACAAAAAGCAAGTCAAGTCGGCAGGCAAGGTGAGGAAGATGACAGATGACGGTGGATCATCGGAGAGTGGTCGGAGGGTGTCCTCAGATGAGTCCACTAAAGAAGATGACAATTATGGAAAGGTACCAGAGGCAGTTAGGCAGCAGGCAGGCAGCCAATCATTGCACACGCATGAGGAGGCTGCACCTGTCAGTGCTAGGAGGAAAGTTGTCGAGGCAGTGGAATCAGTGATGCAGGAGGGGGGACAGTCGCCAACAATTCTGTTAGAGGAATCCCAGCTGGGCCCAGTGGTAGTGGAGGAAtctaaaaaggaaaggaaggtACCAAGCAGTGGGCATAGCTGGAAAAGAAGAGCACGTGAGGCCAGAATATCACCAACTAATCAAGGATTAGAGGAAGAAATTATAGTGACTAAGCACAACCATTCAAGTAAAAGGAAAGCTCAAGAAATTTATGAAGGTGGAGTGGAAAAAAGAAGTAAGCTAACCCTTGTAGATGAGGAAGGGGATGAACTCTCTATGGCAGTGGCTGTTGAGCAGCCCTGCCAGCTACTATGA
- the LOC122294438 gene encoding dirigent protein 22-like: MASKLIVFFLIIASFTTISVLGEEQGFGRPLDRKLLGLKKEKLSHFRFYFHDIVGGHNATAVQVVPAPSNKSATLFGQIMMIDNPLTLGPKSSSKTVGKAQGFYASAAQQEVAFLMVMNFAFIEGKYNGSTLSILGRNNGGSSRVREMPVIGGSRLFRFARGYAEATTHSYDPKTGDAVIEYNVYVFHY; the protein is encoded by the coding sequence ATGGCTTCCAAATTGATCGTTTTCTTCCTTATAATCGCTTCCTTCACTACAATCTCGGTTTTAGGAGAAGAACAAGGCTTTGGAAGACCCCTAGACAGGAAGCTACTCGGactgaagaaagaaaagctcaGCCACTTCCGGTTCTATTTTCATGACATCGTTGGTGGCCATAATGCTACTGCTGTTCAAGTAGTGCCTGCACCCTCCAATAAATCAGCAACGCTATTTGGTCAAATAATGATGATCGATAACCCATTAACCTTAGGGCCCAAATCAAGCTCCAAAACAGTGGGAAAGGCACAAGGATTTTATGCATCTGCTGCACAACAAGAGGTTGCTTTCTTAATGGTTATGAACTTTGCATTCATTGAAGGAAAATATAATGGCAGCACACTCAGCATACTAGGGAGGAACAACGGTGGCAGCAGCAGGGTGAGGGAGATGCCGGTGATCGGAGGCAGCAGGCTGTTCAGGTTTGCTAGGGGCTATGCTGAGGCCACCACGCATTCGTACGATCCCAAGACCGGTGACGCTGTAATTGAGTACAATGTCTATGTCTTCCATTATTGA
- the LOC122294437 gene encoding TMV resistance protein N-like, which translates to MGQIIARATLGIMATQRPSSSTNSENTKKRKRDDSSCSEEDERIISSSLPSSSTARWKHDVFLSFCGEDTRRSFTDHLYSYLKGKGILVFRDDESLERGTYISQELMQAIQESRYAIVIFSENYAFSKWCLRELAEIVEWEEKKNLTIIPIFYHVDPSEVRIQNGTFAKAFFAHEEDPMVDIKEINTWRKACKTVGGLKGEHIKGDRYESTIIQQISEMIFCNYTMPNSLIHDNQKIVGINSGVKEMISLLHMESNDVRFIGIHGKTHGCERNDVPL; encoded by the exons ATGGGCCAAATCATCGCGCGCGCCACTCTAGGAATCATGGCCACTCAAAGACCCTCTTCATCTACTAATTCCGAGAatactaagaaaagaaaaagagacgaTTCATCTTGTTCGGAAGAAGATGAAAGAATCATAAGCTCTTCCTTACCTTCTTCCTCGACGGCTCGATGGAAACATGATGTTTTCCTTAGTTTCTGTGGCGAAGACACTCGCAGAAGTTTTACGGATCATCTATATTCCTATTTAAAAGGGAAAGGTATTCTCGTCTTTAGGGATGACGAATCACTCGAGCGAGGAACATACATTTCTCAAGAGCTTATGCAAGCAATTCAAGAATCCCGATACGCCATtgtcattttttcagaaaattatgCTTTTTCAAAATGGTGCCTCAGGGAACTTGCCGAGATCGTTGAATGGGAGGAAAAGAAGAATCTCACAATTATTCCTATTTTCTACCATGTGGATCCTTCCGAAGTAAGAATACAAAACGGGACTTTTGCAAAAGCTTTCTTCGCACATGAAGAAGATCCCATGGTAGACATCAAAGAGATTAATACGTGGAGAAAAGCTTGCAAAACAGTCGGGGGTCTTAAGGGAGAACACATAAAGGGGGACAG GTACGAGTCAACAATTATACAACAAATCAGTGAAATGATATTCTGCAATTATACAATGCCAAATAGTCTAATTCATGATAACCAGAAAATTGTTGGAATAAACTCCGGTGTAAAGGAAATGATCAGCTTATTGCATATGGAATCGAATGATGTTCGCTTCATTGGAATACATGGGAAGACACATGGTTGTGAAAGGAATGATGTTCCGTTGTGA